A genomic segment from Neobacillus sp. YX16 encodes:
- a CDS encoding class I SAM-dependent methyltransferase, producing the protein MSNLNKDTFFKIFGSGVFNGEVPFYTTPDDVKALIALSRTFYPKTVIEIGIQRGGTAKCILDNSPWIEKYIGIDVIPSFTTTLSIQRGEVPQIAGEYVKDDPRVELIVKHNGSRDLEPSDLPEADFIFIDGDHSKKGVFLDTLLARKVIRKGGIICWHDYGNHLVPGVTEVIDTFNRNEGDHICFVEGTMICFQFCREGR; encoded by the coding sequence ATGAGTAATTTAAATAAGGATACTTTCTTTAAAATATTTGGCAGTGGTGTCTTTAATGGTGAAGTACCTTTTTACACCACTCCTGATGATGTAAAGGCATTAATTGCCCTTTCACGGACTTTCTATCCTAAAACTGTTATTGAGATTGGAATTCAGCGCGGAGGGACAGCGAAATGTATTTTAGATAATAGCCCATGGATTGAAAAATATATTGGTATAGATGTCATACCCTCTTTTACTACTACATTATCTATTCAAAGGGGGGAAGTTCCACAAATAGCTGGGGAATATGTCAAGGATGACCCGAGAGTGGAATTAATTGTAAAACATAATGGTTCGCGGGATTTGGAACCATCAGATCTCCCTGAGGCCGACTTCATTTTTATCGATGGCGACCACTCGAAAAAAGGTGTATTCCTAGATACTCTATTAGCTCGGAAAGTGATAAGAAAAGGCGGTATTATTTGCTGGCACGATTATGGAAACCATCTTGTACCAGGTGTAACAGAAGTGATTGATACTTTCAATAGAAATGAAGGAGA
- a CDS encoding glycosyltransferase — protein MRILYLSVHDVLEYDELKLFTELGHECFSHGAYARPHLGSSYRHPLHEMPIDPDFADLVDRYSKYNLHPEMIEDKDVIIVMHDPSIITKNWEKMKHKRVIWRSIGQSSPEVERKLRPYREQGMEIVRYSPRESQIPEYIGEDAMIRFYKDPDEYGGWEGSKNQIMTISQCMKKNWIGSNYNLFHIACRGLPVKLFGPGNEDAPESGGMLTYEQMKQELRENRSFFYTGTRITSYTLGFIEAFMTGIPIVSVSEFQGNHPLLKQRTFEVHEIIENGKEGFVFDSVLELRDSLNQLLYNDQLAKEISKNARAKAIQIFGKQKIKEQWKEYLSN, from the coding sequence ATGAGAATTTTATATTTATCAGTTCATGACGTATTGGAATACGATGAATTGAAGTTATTTACGGAATTAGGGCACGAATGTTTTTCACATGGGGCCTATGCCCGTCCGCATTTAGGAAGTTCTTACCGCCATCCGCTTCATGAAATGCCTATTGATCCAGATTTCGCTGATTTAGTAGATCGCTATTCAAAGTATAATTTACATCCTGAAATGATTGAAGATAAGGATGTCATTATTGTTATGCATGATCCCTCAATCATCACAAAAAACTGGGAGAAGATGAAACATAAACGGGTGATATGGAGGTCAATCGGTCAATCTTCCCCCGAAGTTGAGAGGAAACTTCGTCCATACCGGGAGCAAGGAATGGAAATAGTTAGATATTCACCTAGAGAAAGTCAGATTCCTGAGTATATTGGGGAAGATGCCATGATTAGATTTTACAAAGATCCCGACGAGTATGGCGGCTGGGAAGGGAGTAAAAATCAAATTATGACCATAAGCCAATGCATGAAAAAGAATTGGATTGGTTCTAATTATAATTTATTCCATATAGCTTGTAGGGGATTACCAGTCAAATTGTTTGGTCCAGGAAATGAGGATGCACCGGAAAGTGGCGGAATGTTGACATATGAACAAATGAAACAAGAACTGCGGGAAAATCGGTCATTTTTTTATACAGGTACGAGAATTACAAGTTATACACTAGGTTTTATCGAGGCCTTTATGACAGGCATTCCAATCGTTTCTGTTTCAGAATTTCAAGGAAATCATCCATTGCTTAAACAACGTACCTTTGAAGTTCATGAAATTATTGAAAATGGAAAAGAAGGGTTTGTATTTGATAGTGTTTTAGAGCTACGAGACTCATTAAATCAATTATTGTACAATGACCAACTTGCGAAAGAAATAAGTAAAAATGCCAGGGCAAAAGCCATTCAGATATTCGGAAAACAGAAGATAAAAGAACAATGGAAGGAATACTTGAGTAATTAA
- a CDS encoding glycosyltransferase family 4 protein, which yields MRNILVLNFFPAFTPPKSGGEQRYFYFYEELSKFFDITLLSPTHQHTPFEVVNHSETLREYRVPKEAIHTQLHLKLTKENVGAEVSGIVNGLSAKFPNEYHTAYNELYKNAEIIIHDSPYMLEYDLFFGMDHKPRIYNSYNHEALLLKQTLTGTNANQFIHYIENMESTLVKNSDLIFVTSLDEKKSFISSYQINEDKILLVPNGIHPNQWAPRGNREESTTAFFIGSAHPPNIEAVDYIVHHLAAQCENVNFIVAGKCTESFQHIKKSNVKMLGLVDEETKFELLSMADIAINPMFHGAGTNLKTLEYLSAGLPLISTDIGVRGLELIDGVHYYGANKENFAMIMMNQLKNKKGLKKIAKSGQKYINSQYSWESIALRVKDTIKKLESNKVQTLYLLNDFEASNPNSGGAIRINHLYSALAKKYRICLLCFNHSNQINKVQISEGFFQVSVPKSHEHKVEEFILHHQHPVSLADIISSYMCISNNLLKLIHQNLYDVTDAVILVHPYMALLLENSNEKPVIYESFNAEMELKKTILKNHPKFDLLIKQVMKVEELACEKSQFMISVSDCDHQYLRKYFKEEEIKDIITINNGVQIRETSKYNFTDKTKIPSIIFIGSGHPPNNEAVHFIIEKIAPFVKANFIIVGSVCHAFAHKKIGPNIKLMGEIDHHNKISLMENADIALNPMINGSGSNVKMADYFANRLPTITTPVGARGYNIENGKHAIICNINEFSSELNSLIKDLKLQGTLAKNAFHYAVQELDWERLAEKFDSEIQKRIFNNNPH from the coding sequence CCTCTTATCACCAACCCATCAACATACTCCATTCGAAGTTGTTAATCATTCAGAAACCCTTAGAGAATACAGGGTGCCAAAAGAAGCCATTCATACACAATTACATTTAAAATTAACTAAAGAAAATGTTGGTGCCGAAGTATCTGGGATTGTAAATGGATTATCTGCTAAATTTCCAAATGAATACCATACTGCCTATAATGAACTTTACAAAAACGCTGAAATTATTATTCATGATTCTCCCTATATGTTAGAGTACGATTTGTTTTTTGGAATGGATCATAAACCAAGGATTTACAATAGTTATAATCATGAAGCTCTGTTATTAAAACAAACATTAACAGGAACAAATGCAAATCAATTTATTCATTATATTGAGAATATGGAAAGTACATTAGTAAAAAATTCTGATTTAATTTTTGTAACCTCATTAGATGAAAAGAAAAGCTTTATATCCAGTTATCAAATAAATGAAGATAAAATCCTGCTAGTGCCAAATGGTATTCATCCAAATCAATGGGCTCCCCGAGGAAACCGTGAAGAATCTACTACAGCATTTTTCATTGGAAGCGCTCATCCCCCTAATATTGAAGCAGTTGATTATATTGTTCATCATCTAGCTGCTCAATGTGAAAATGTAAATTTTATTGTAGCTGGTAAATGTACTGAATCCTTTCAACATATAAAAAAGAGCAATGTAAAAATGTTAGGGTTAGTGGATGAAGAAACGAAATTTGAACTTTTATCAATGGCGGATATTGCAATTAATCCAATGTTTCATGGAGCAGGGACAAATTTAAAAACATTAGAGTATTTATCCGCAGGATTGCCGCTTATATCAACGGATATAGGAGTAAGAGGATTAGAATTAATTGATGGAGTTCATTACTACGGTGCCAATAAAGAGAACTTTGCAATGATTATGATGAATCAATTGAAAAATAAAAAAGGATTAAAAAAGATTGCTAAGTCTGGACAAAAATATATTAATAGCCAATATTCTTGGGAATCCATTGCATTAAGGGTAAAAGACACTATAAAAAAGTTAGAATCTAATAAAGTACAAACACTCTATTTGTTAAATGATTTTGAGGCTAGTAATCCCAATTCAGGCGGGGCTATTCGAATAAATCACCTATATAGTGCTTTAGCAAAAAAATACAGAATTTGTTTACTTTGTTTTAATCATTCTAATCAAATTAATAAGGTACAGATTTCAGAGGGGTTCTTCCAGGTTTCCGTTCCCAAAAGTCATGAACATAAAGTAGAAGAATTTATTTTGCATCATCAGCATCCAGTAAGTCTTGCTGATATTATATCTTCTTATATGTGCATTTCTAATAATTTATTAAAACTAATTCATCAAAATTTATATGATGTTACTGATGCTGTTATTTTAGTTCATCCATATATGGCACTATTACTGGAAAATTCTAACGAAAAACCAGTCATCTATGAAAGCTTTAATGCTGAGATGGAATTAAAGAAAACAATATTGAAAAACCATCCCAAGTTTGATCTTTTGATTAAACAAGTAATGAAAGTCGAGGAGTTGGCTTGTGAAAAAAGTCAATTTATGATTAGTGTATCAGATTGTGATCACCAATATTTGCGAAAATATTTTAAGGAAGAAGAGATAAAAGACATCATTACAATAAACAACGGTGTTCAAATTAGAGAAACTTCAAAATATAATTTCACAGATAAAACAAAAATTCCGAGTATTATTTTTATAGGTAGCGGTCATCCCCCTAATAATGAAGCAGTTCATTTTATTATTGAAAAGATTGCACCATTTGTAAAAGCGAATTTTATTATTGTAGGTTCTGTATGTCATGCTTTTGCTCATAAAAAAATTGGACCAAATATAAAGTTAATGGGCGAAATCGATCATCATAATAAAATTTCTTTAATGGAGAACGCTGATATTGCTCTAAATCCTATGATAAATGGCAGCGGGTCTAATGTTAAAATGGCCGATTATTTCGCGAACCGATTGCCAACCATAACAACTCCAGTAGGTGCAAGAGGATATAATATAGAAAATGGAAAACATGCAATAATCTGTAACATAAATGAATTTAGCTCTGAATTAAATTCATTAATAAAAGATTTAAAGCTACAAGGAACCTTAGCCAAAAATGCTTTTCATTATGCAGTTCAGGAATTGGACTGGGAAAGACTAGCTGAAAAATTTGATTCCGAAATACAAAAAAGAATATTCAATAATAATCCTCACTAA